In Ammospiza nelsoni isolate bAmmNel1 chromosome 30, bAmmNel1.pri, whole genome shotgun sequence, a single window of DNA contains:
- the TMEM230 gene encoding transmembrane protein 230 translates to MMPSRTNLSAGIPSSKVKYSKLSSTDDGYIDLQFKKSPPKIPYKAIALAVVLFMIGTFLIIIGALLLAGYISKGETDRAIPVLIIGILVFLPGFYHLRIAYYASKGYRGYSYDDIPDFDD, encoded by the exons ATGATGCCGTCCAGGACCAATCTCTCTGCTGGGATCCCCAGTAGCAAAGTGAAATATTCCAAACTCTCCAGCACCGATGATGGGTACATTGACCTGCAG TTCAAGAAGAGCCCACCCAAAATCCCCTACAAGGCCATCGCACTGGCCGTGGTGCTCTTCATGATCGGGACCTTCCTCATCATCATcggagccctgctgctggcagggtaCATCAGCAAAGGG GAGACCGACCGCGCCATCCCCGTGCTCATCATCGGCATCCTGGTGTTCCTGCCCGGCTTCTACCACCTGCGCATCGCCTACTACGCCTCCAAGGGCTACCGGGGCTACTCCTACGACGACATCCCCGACTTCGACGACTGA